In Iodobacter fluviatilis, one DNA window encodes the following:
- a CDS encoding HIT family protein, which yields MQHHAPSPYLCPFCAIAAGAESDAVVFNDGKAIGVLGLHQKVGNEGHILVMPVGHFENLYELPSELTGHLFLVTQLLARGIKRAFGTDGITVLQNNEPAGDQDVWHAHIHVIPRFTGDQFHARQGAFMPLAERAKLATTIRAALQSAGT from the coding sequence ATGCAGCATCACGCTCCCTCGCCATATCTCTGCCCGTTCTGCGCAATCGCCGCTGGCGCCGAGTCCGATGCAGTCGTGTTCAATGACGGCAAGGCCATTGGTGTCCTTGGTTTGCATCAAAAAGTTGGCAACGAAGGTCACATCCTCGTAATGCCGGTAGGACACTTTGAGAATTTGTACGAACTGCCTTCCGAGCTAACGGGGCATCTTTTCCTCGTTACACAGCTTCTAGCGAGAGGCATCAAGCGTGCGTTCGGTACTGATGGAATAACCGTCTTACAAAACAACGAACCCGCTGGAGACCAAGATGTTTGGCATGCCCACATACACGTCATTCCACGGTTCACTGGTGACCAGTTTCATGCCAGGCAAGGCGCCTTCATGCCACTTGCGGAGCGTGCCAAGTTGGCAACGACAATTCGCGCCGCACTTCAATCGGCAGGCACCTAA